In Solanum lycopersicum chromosome 5, SLM_r2.1, the following are encoded in one genomic region:
- the LOC101268104 gene encoding LEAF RUST 10 DISEASE-RESISTANCEUS RECEPTOR-LIKE PROTEIN KINASE-like 1.1, translating into MSLASSSIGVILSLLLMLVQAKGRNDSTCPKSFSCGELTDLSFPFSLSTQPDCGIVPISHCDAKPYPRIQLVPGGQWYYAMGKEYTYTILLVDLRLRTTLTQHKCQAFNENISLSGSPSISYTAVDLQNFYKCNRPSSNNKDHFDGYHSYNGCDGFTIYYKFDGVDAEDILAGNHTANCSLIRLPYYQIEPGDDNLVNFLSSVFLVEWKLSDDCNECYYGGGRCQTDKKNNFLCYKANRSKLGLILGTVFGGVLVMITCLAVYLIWCYKRRKSNPPHFLSTRKLSYVFKNDVEGGSIYFGIPVFSYSELEEATNDFKSSRVLGDGGFGTVYYGKLKDGREVAVKRLYEHNCKQMQQFVNEIEILTRLRHNNLVTLYGCTSRRSCELLLVYEYIPNGTLADHLHGDRAKNRSLTWPVRLNIAIETAGALAYLHASDIIHCDVKTNNILLDQNFNVKVADFGISRLFPNDVSYISTAPRGTPGYIDPKYHECYQLTIKSDVYSFGVVLVELISSMPAVDMKRHSQEINLANFAINKIVECSFNELIDPSLGFDSDTNIWEMTSSVAELAFLCLQTDRDMRPTMVEVLDTLKEIQTSEFDNEKRAKLLLNQVKSQPSPNSDKWITCSSTTANTK; encoded by the exons ATGTCTTTGGCTTCTTCGTCTATTGGCGTTATTCTATCTCTTCTTCTGATGTTAGTTCAGGCAAAGGGGAGAAATGATTCAACTTGTCCAAAGTCCTTTTCATGTGGAGAGCTTACTGACCTGAGCTTTCCTTTCTCTCTATCCACACAACCCGACTGCGGAATAGTTCCCATCTCTCATTGTGATGCTAAACCATATCCAAGAATCCAACTGGTTCCTGGAGGACAATGGTACTATGCTATGGGAAAGGAGTATACTTATACTATTTTACTTGTGGACCTGAGGCTTCGAACCACATTGACGCAACACAAGTGCCAGGcttttaatgaaaatatctCCCTTTCAGGCTCTCCTTCTATTTCTTACACTGCAGTTGACCTTCAGAACTTCTACAAATGCAACAGGCCTAGTAGTAACAACAAAGATCATTTTGATGGTTATCACTCGTACAATGGCTGTGATGGATTCACCATATACTACAAGTTCGATGGAGTTGATGCCGAAGACATTCTAGCAGGCAATCATACTGCCAACTGTTCACTTATCAGATTGCCATATTACCAAATAGAACCTGGTGATGATAATTTGGTCAACTTCTTAAGTTCTGTATTTCTAGTAGAATGGAAATTGTCTGATGACTGTAACGAATGTTACTATGGTGGAGGTCGATGCCAGACTGATAAGAAGAACAATTTTCTTTGTTACAAAG CTAACAGAAGCAAGTTGGGACTGATTCTTGGAACAG TTTTTGGTGGAGTATTGGTGATGATAACTTGTTTAGCTGTCTACTTAATCTGGTGTTACAAGAGGAGGAAATCTAATCCACCCCACTTCCTCTCAACAAGAAAATTGTCCTATGTATTTAAAAATGATGTTGAGGGAGGCAGTATATACTTTGGCATCCCAGTCTTTTCTTATTCCGAACTTGAAGAAGCCACGAATGATTTCAAATCCTCTCGAGTCCTTGGAGATGGAGGTTTCGGAACTGTTTACTATG GAAAACTTAAGGATGGACGAGAGGTTGCTGTGAAGCGCCTTTACGAGCACAACTGCAAACAAATGCAGCAGTTTGTAAATGAAATTGAGATCCTTACTAGGCTAAGGCACAACAATCTTGTTACCCTCTATGGTTGCACTTCAAGGCGTAGCTGTGAACTActccttgtctatgaatacatTCCTAATGGAACTCTAGCTGATCACCTTCACGGTGATAGAGCGAAGAACAGATCACTCACCTGGCCAGTCCGCTTGAACATTGCCATAGAAACTGCTGGCGCATTGGCTTACCTTCATGCTTCTGACATAATACACTGTGATGTCAAGACTAATAACATACTCCTTGATCAGAATTTCAATGTCAAAGTTGCAGATTTCGGGATATCACGTCTCTTCCCAAATGATGTCTCTTATATCTCAACTGCACCCCGGGGTACCCCTGGCTATATCGATCCAAAGTATCACGAATGTTACCAGCTGACCATAAAAAGTGATGTTTATAGCTTCGGGGTAGTCCTTGTTGAACTCATTTCATCAATGCCAGCTGTGGACATGAAGAGGCATAGTCAAGAGATTAATTTAGCTAACTTTGCTATAAACAAGATTGTGGAATGTTCATTCAACGAGTTGATCGATCCATCCCTGGGGTTCGATTCAGATACCAATATTTGGGAAATGACTAGTTCAGTAGCAGAGTTGGCTTTTCTATGCTTACAGACAGATAGGGACATGAGGCCTACTATGGTTGAAGTTTTGGATACTCTAAAAGAGATTCAGACTAGTGAATTTGATAATGAGAAGAGAGCTAAGTTATTGCTGAATCAAGTTAAATCACAACCTTCACCAAATTCTGATAAATGGATTACTTGCTCTAGTACTACAGCTAATACCAAGTAG
- the LOC101268396 gene encoding LEAF RUST 10 DISEASE-RESISTANCEUS RECEPTOR-LIKE PROTEIN KINASE-like 1.1 isoform X2: MALALFFAMFFMFHVVIVEVESKSSCPKEFNCGRLGIMSYPFSEFNKPYCGLSKIDCNNTFQYPKVEIESVTYNAYKKWLWVNGIDLSDSILEGYLANRSCKSFERNLSFPNTPSVSFGVFNNITLFKCMNGSSSSNEEVDGYFRRYEKYLNCDGFNLYYHKPRTDHRNYSMEVDEDDLPVNCSIIRLPLKYISPSVPVPSDLFELLSSNFTLDWEVSKDCSKCSYREGQCQNDSKNNFFCSKAKKNLGLILGSVLGGLFIIAIIIVINIICCCKKSHRSFTNVLPRSTPSDPSTQSYELDSGFSGVPVFSYAELQQATMNFDSSRELGDGGYGTVYYGKLQDGREVAVKRLYDHNARRKEQFATEIEILTRLRHKNLVTLYGCTSKLSDQLLLVYEYVPNGTIADHLHGHKMKDGSLTWPIRMKIAVEAATALAYLHASDIIHRDVKSNNILLDQNFCVKVGDFGLSRLHPTDISHISTAPQGTPGYVDPKYHECYQLTDKSDVYSFGVVLVELLSSMPAVDFSRHNEEINLSNYAINRILRCAFDELIDPSLGFQSDGEVRRMTISVAEISFRCLQHDKDMRPSMVEVLETLQEIQHGEYIHDKKIDCDGNTKESVQVPLSPESEVDVLLKKLNNKFPTSPISVTQVWISDSSTSITST; this comes from the exons ATGGCTTTAGCCCTTTTTTTTGCTATGTTCTTTATGTTTCATGTTGTTATAGTTGAAGTTGAGAGTAAATCATCATGTCCAAAAGAGTTCAATTGTGGAAGACTTGGTATCATGAGTTATCCTTTTTCAGAATTCAATAAACCATATTGTGGATTATCAAAGATTGATTGTAACAACACATTTCAATATCCAAAAGTTGAGATTGAAAGTGTGACATACAATGCTTACAAGAAGTGGCTATGGGTGAATGGTATCGATCTTTCGGACTCGATTCTTGAAGGTTATTTAGCTAATAGAAGTTGTAAATCCTTTGAAAGGAACTTATCTTTTCCTAATACACCTTCTGTTTCATTTGGTGTATTCAACAATATCACTTTGTTCAAATGTATGAAtggtagtagtagtagtaatgaGGAGGTAGATGGCTATTTTCGACGTTATGAAAAGTACTTGAACTGTGATGGATTTAACTTGTACTATCATAAACCAAGAACAGATCATAGAAACTATAGTATGGAAGTTGATGAAGATGATCTTCCTGTAAACTGCTCGATTATTCGATTACCTTTGAAGTATATTTCACCTTCAGTACCTGTTCCTTCTGATTTGTTTGAGTTGTTGAGTTCTAATTTCACATTGGATTGGGAAGTGTCTAAAGATTGTTCCAAGTGTTCTTATAGAGAAGGACAATGCCAAAATGACAGCAAAAATAACTTCTTTTGCTCTAAAG CTAAAAAGAATTTGGGATTGATACTAGGCTCAG TGCTTGGTGGATTGTTTATAATAGCAATCATCATAGTGATCAATATAATCTGCTGTTGCAAGAAGAGTCATAGAAGTTTTACTAATGTTCTTCCAAGAAGCACCCCTTCAGACCCCTCAACACAAAGCTATGAATTAGACAGCGGGTTCTCTGGGGTTCCCGTCTTCTCTTATGCTGAACTTCAACAAGCTACCATGAATTTCGATTCATCCAGAGAACTCGGGGATGGAGGATATGGAACAGTTTACTATG GGAAACTTCAGGATGGAAGAGAAGTTGCAGTAAAACGCCTCTACGACCACAATGCTAGGAGAAAGGAACAGTTTGCAACTGAGATTGAAATTCTAACAAGGTTAAGACACAAAAATCTTGTCACTCTTTATGGTTGCACGTCTAAACTCAGCGATCAACTCTTACTTGTATATGAGTACGTCCCAAATGGAACGATTGCTGATCACTTGCACGGTCATAAGATGAAGGACGGCTCACTCACGTGGCCTATACGCATGAAAATTGCTGTTGAAGCTGCCACTGCTCTGGCATATCTCCATGCTTCTGATATAATCCACCGCGATGTGAAGAGTAACAACATACTACTTGATCAAAACTTCTGTGTCAAAGTTGGAGATTTTGGACTTTCAAGACTTCATCCAACGGATATTTCTCACATATCAACTGCACCTCAAGGTACCCCTGGTTACGTCGATCCAAAGTACCACGAATGTTACCAGCTTACTGATAAAAGTGATGTTTATAGCTTTGGGGTTGTCCTTGTTGAGCTGTTATCATCCATGCCTGCAGTAGACTTCAGTAGACATAACGAAGAGATCAACTTATCTAACTATGCAATAAACAGGATTTTAAGGTGTGCatttgatgagttgatagaccCATCCCTCGGTTTTCAGTCTGATGGAGAAGTTAGGAGGATGACTATTTCAGTAGCCGAGATATCGTTTAGATGCTTGCAACATGACAAGGACATGAGACCTAGTATGGTTGAAGTACTAGAAACATTGCAAGAAATTCAGCATGGTGAGTATATACATGATAAGAAAATCGATTGTGACGGAAACACGAAAGAGAGTGTACAAGTCCCTCTTTCACCTGAATCAGAAGTAGATGTATTATTGAAGAAACTCAACAACAAGTTTCCAACTTCACCAATTTCAGTAACTCAAGTGTGGATTAGTGACTCTAGCACAAGTATCACAAGTACATAA
- the LOC101268396 gene encoding LEAF RUST 10 DISEASE-RESISTANCEUS RECEPTOR-LIKE PROTEIN KINASE-like 1.1 isoform X1 codes for MALALFFAMFFMFHVVIVEVESKSSCPKEFNCGRLGIMSYPFSEFNKPYCGLSKIDCNNTFQYPKVEIESVTYNAYKKWLWVNGIDLSDSILEGYLANRSCKSFERNLSFPNTPSVSFGVFNNITLFKCMNGSSSSNEEVDGYFRRYEKYLNCDGFNLYYHKPRTDHRNYSMEVDEDDLPVNCSIIRLPLKYISPSVPVPSDLFELLSSNFTLDWEVSKDCSKCSYREGQCQNDSKNNFFCSKAAKKNLGLILGSVLGGLFIIAIIIVINIICCCKKSHRSFTNVLPRSTPSDPSTQSYELDSGFSGVPVFSYAELQQATMNFDSSRELGDGGYGTVYYGKLQDGREVAVKRLYDHNARRKEQFATEIEILTRLRHKNLVTLYGCTSKLSDQLLLVYEYVPNGTIADHLHGHKMKDGSLTWPIRMKIAVEAATALAYLHASDIIHRDVKSNNILLDQNFCVKVGDFGLSRLHPTDISHISTAPQGTPGYVDPKYHECYQLTDKSDVYSFGVVLVELLSSMPAVDFSRHNEEINLSNYAINRILRCAFDELIDPSLGFQSDGEVRRMTISVAEISFRCLQHDKDMRPSMVEVLETLQEIQHGEYIHDKKIDCDGNTKESVQVPLSPESEVDVLLKKLNNKFPTSPISVTQVWISDSSTSITST; via the exons ATGGCTTTAGCCCTTTTTTTTGCTATGTTCTTTATGTTTCATGTTGTTATAGTTGAAGTTGAGAGTAAATCATCATGTCCAAAAGAGTTCAATTGTGGAAGACTTGGTATCATGAGTTATCCTTTTTCAGAATTCAATAAACCATATTGTGGATTATCAAAGATTGATTGTAACAACACATTTCAATATCCAAAAGTTGAGATTGAAAGTGTGACATACAATGCTTACAAGAAGTGGCTATGGGTGAATGGTATCGATCTTTCGGACTCGATTCTTGAAGGTTATTTAGCTAATAGAAGTTGTAAATCCTTTGAAAGGAACTTATCTTTTCCTAATACACCTTCTGTTTCATTTGGTGTATTCAACAATATCACTTTGTTCAAATGTATGAAtggtagtagtagtagtaatgaGGAGGTAGATGGCTATTTTCGACGTTATGAAAAGTACTTGAACTGTGATGGATTTAACTTGTACTATCATAAACCAAGAACAGATCATAGAAACTATAGTATGGAAGTTGATGAAGATGATCTTCCTGTAAACTGCTCGATTATTCGATTACCTTTGAAGTATATTTCACCTTCAGTACCTGTTCCTTCTGATTTGTTTGAGTTGTTGAGTTCTAATTTCACATTGGATTGGGAAGTGTCTAAAGATTGTTCCAAGTGTTCTTATAGAGAAGGACAATGCCAAAATGACAGCAAAAATAACTTCTTTTGCTCTAAAG CAGCTAAAAAGAATTTGGGATTGATACTAGGCTCAG TGCTTGGTGGATTGTTTATAATAGCAATCATCATAGTGATCAATATAATCTGCTGTTGCAAGAAGAGTCATAGAAGTTTTACTAATGTTCTTCCAAGAAGCACCCCTTCAGACCCCTCAACACAAAGCTATGAATTAGACAGCGGGTTCTCTGGGGTTCCCGTCTTCTCTTATGCTGAACTTCAACAAGCTACCATGAATTTCGATTCATCCAGAGAACTCGGGGATGGAGGATATGGAACAGTTTACTATG GGAAACTTCAGGATGGAAGAGAAGTTGCAGTAAAACGCCTCTACGACCACAATGCTAGGAGAAAGGAACAGTTTGCAACTGAGATTGAAATTCTAACAAGGTTAAGACACAAAAATCTTGTCACTCTTTATGGTTGCACGTCTAAACTCAGCGATCAACTCTTACTTGTATATGAGTACGTCCCAAATGGAACGATTGCTGATCACTTGCACGGTCATAAGATGAAGGACGGCTCACTCACGTGGCCTATACGCATGAAAATTGCTGTTGAAGCTGCCACTGCTCTGGCATATCTCCATGCTTCTGATATAATCCACCGCGATGTGAAGAGTAACAACATACTACTTGATCAAAACTTCTGTGTCAAAGTTGGAGATTTTGGACTTTCAAGACTTCATCCAACGGATATTTCTCACATATCAACTGCACCTCAAGGTACCCCTGGTTACGTCGATCCAAAGTACCACGAATGTTACCAGCTTACTGATAAAAGTGATGTTTATAGCTTTGGGGTTGTCCTTGTTGAGCTGTTATCATCCATGCCTGCAGTAGACTTCAGTAGACATAACGAAGAGATCAACTTATCTAACTATGCAATAAACAGGATTTTAAGGTGTGCatttgatgagttgatagaccCATCCCTCGGTTTTCAGTCTGATGGAGAAGTTAGGAGGATGACTATTTCAGTAGCCGAGATATCGTTTAGATGCTTGCAACATGACAAGGACATGAGACCTAGTATGGTTGAAGTACTAGAAACATTGCAAGAAATTCAGCATGGTGAGTATATACATGATAAGAAAATCGATTGTGACGGAAACACGAAAGAGAGTGTACAAGTCCCTCTTTCACCTGAATCAGAAGTAGATGTATTATTGAAGAAACTCAACAACAAGTTTCCAACTTCACCAATTTCAGTAACTCAAGTGTGGATTAGTGACTCTAGCACAAGTATCACAAGTACATAA
- the LOC101247319 gene encoding LEAF RUST 10 DISEASE-RESISTANCEUS RECEPTOR-LIKE PROTEIN KINASE-like 1.1, producing the protein MDMFSCFFVFVLFQFWYFDSAQGQNTSYSNCTNEFQCGNLRNLSFPFYKSTELDCGLSKVYCDDTENPMIELDGVKYQAIEKSDVFIKLKDSSLGELLKKNSCQTFDKNFSIVISPSITYRFDPLLTLFKCNKSQKSRNEEFFSSSSYQSYNVCDSFVLYYNISIHYYEVPIPSSCSFIQLPLTSNTEAKENGSGLFHLLTDEVILGWTVSDECNQCYYTGGKCQTDNTTNNFFCSKTNKDRHLRYAKVIVAVSALIGSLVGLCAIACGLWFYMRRRNDFSLFISRNTSGVSMIHHELEERCEYLGIPVFSYEELEEATNKFSSSRELGDGGYGTVYYGKLKDGKEVAVKSLYENNHRQMQQFINEIEILTRLRHPNLVTLYGCTSRRSRELFLVYEYIPNGTIADHLYGHRAKDKLLTWSIRLKIAIETASALAYLHASDIIHRDVKTNNILLDNKFCVKVADFGLSKSFPNDVTHISTAPQGTPGYVDPQYHECYQLTDKSDVYSFGVVLVELLSSKRAVDMNRHMHEINLANYAMNRILKSAFDEVIDPSLGFETDAEVRRMTISVAELAFQCLQVVKDMRPTMEEVHETLKLIKYSEWKNYQKKDINSCNTKTTTVKVHRYPSETDDAVLLKKNTPASPDTVIDTWASSSTTTSTGG; encoded by the exons ATGGatatgttttcttgttttttcgTCTTCGTATTGTTTCAGTTTTGGTACTTTGATTCAGCTCAAGGACAGAACACATCATACTCAAACTGCACTAATGAATTCCAGTGTGGAAACTTAAGAAATTTGAGTTTTCCTTTCTACAAATCCACTGAACTTGATTGTGGATTGTCGAAAGTTTATTGTGATGATACTGAAAATCCCATGATTGAATTGGATGGGGTGAAATATCAAGCTATCGAAAAAAGTGATGTTTTTATCAAACTTAAGGACTCTAGTCTTGGAGAACTTTTGAAGAAGAACAGTTGTCAgacttttgataaaaatttctCAATCGTTATTTCTCCTTCAATAACATATAGATTTGATCCATTACTCACTTTGTTCAAATGCAACAAAAGCCAAAAGAGTAGAAATGAAGAATTTTTCAGCTCCAGCAGTTATCAAAGTTACAATGTCTGTGATAGTTTCGTATTATACTATAACATCTCCATCCATTATTATGAAGTACCTATTCCTAGTAGCTGTTCATTTATTCAGTTGCCTTTGACATCAAATACAGAAGCAAAAGAAAATGGAAGTGGCTTATTTCATCTGTTAACTGATGAAGTTATACTAGGATGGACTGTGTCTGATGAGTGTAATCAGTGTTATTATACAGGAGGAAAGTGTCAAACAGATAACACTACTAACAACTTTTTTTGTTCTAAAACCAACAAAG ATCGTCATCTTAGATATGCGAAAGTGATTGTTGCAG TTTCAGCATTAATCGGTTCTCTCGTTGGACTCTGTGCAATTGCCTGTGGTCTATGGTTTTACATGAGGAGGAGAAATGATTtttcactatttatttcaagaaatACATCTGGTGTTTCAATGATTCATCACGAGCTCGAGGAACGTTGTGAGTACCTAGGGATTCCTGTATTCTCCTATGAAGAACTTGAAGAAGCCACCAACAAATTCAGTTCTTCTAGAGAACTTGGTGATGGAGGTTATGGAACTGTGTACTATG GAAAACTTAAAGATGGAAAAGAAGTTGCAGTTAAGAGTCTTTATGAGAACAATCACAGGCAAATGCAGCAGTTTATCAACGAAATTGAAATTCTCACTCGCCTTAGGCATCCGAATCTTGTAACCCTTTATGGATGTACATCAAGACGTAGCCGTGAACTCTTCCTTGTTTATGAGTACATTCCTAATGGAACAATTGCTGATCACCTGTACGGACATAGAGCGAAGGATAAGTTACTAACATGGTCTATAAGGCTCAAAATCGCCATTGAAACTGCTAGCGCTTTGGCTTACCTTCATGCTTCTGACATCATACACCGTGATGTCAAAACAAATAACATTCTCCTGGACAATAAGTTTTGTGTCAAAGTAGCAGATTTCGGGCTGTCAAAATCCTTCCCTAACGATGTCACTCATATCTCAACCGCACCTCAGGGGACCCCGGGATATGTTGATCCTCAGTATCACGAATGTTACCAGCTTACTGATAAGAGTGATGTTTATAGCTTTGGGGTTGTCCTTGTTGAGCTCCTATCATCAAAGCGAGCTGTAGATATGAACAGACATATGCACGAGATTAATTTGGCAAACTACGCGATGAACAGGATACTAAAATCTGCATTTGATGAGGTGATTGATCCATCACTTGGATTCGAGACAGATGCTGAAGTCAGGAGGATGACAATATCAGTAGCAGAACTAGCTTTCCAGTGCTTGCAAGTTGTCAAGGACATGAGACCTACAATGGAAGAAGTACACGAAACGTTGAAGCTTATCAAATACAGTGAATGGAAAAATTATCAGAAAAAGGATATCAATAGCTGCAATACCAAGACAACAACTGTAAAAGTTCATCGTTATCCTTCTGAAACGGATGATGCTGTGTTATTGAAGAAAAACACTCCAGCTTCACCTGATACTGTGATTGATACATGGGCTAGCAGTTCCACTACAACTAGTACTGGAGGGTGA
- the LOC101248482 gene encoding nicotinamide adenine dinucleotide transporter 1, chloroplastic, with protein sequence MTTAGAGDLKSVRGIICEVGAGASAGAIAATFMCPLDVIKTRLQVHGLPQVSQSARQGSVIVTSLQNILRTEGFRGLYRGLSPTLTALLPNWAVYFTVYEHLKDSLHSHVDSSGQLTIGANMLAAAGAGAATSITTNPLWVVKTRLMTQGMREGVVPYKGILSALIRITHEEGIRGLYSGLLPSLAGISHVAIQFPAYEKLKSYLAKRANKHTNELNSGEVAIASSMAKILASVMTYPHEVVRSKLQEQGQVRNSEKAYNGVVDCVKKMFKQERLTAFYRGCGTNLLRTTPSAVITFTSYEMIHKILQRAILPEKDSEPNPRRKSHKVAEEHGDNDEKLQQSESTSNKRTPLIPLSNSDNLTARH encoded by the exons ATGACCACCGCCGGCGCCGGCGACCTTAAGAGTGTTAGAGGTATCATATGTGAAGTTGGTGCTGGTGCTTCTGCAG GTGCCATTGCTGCTACATTTATGTGTCCATTGGATGTTATTAAGACAAGACTGCAAGTACATGGTCTGCCTCAGGTTTCTCAATCTGCTCGTCAAG GTAGTGTCATTGTCACAAGCTTACAGAATATACTAAGAACAGAAGGTTTCAGGGGACTTTATCGAGGCCTTTCACCAACATTGACAGCTCTTCTTCCGAACTGGGCG GTGTACTTCACAGTTTATGAACATCTCAAGGATTCGTTGCATTCACATG TGGATAGCAGTGGGCAGCTTACGATTGGTGCAAACATGCTTGCAGCTGCGGGGGCGGGGGCTGCAACATCCATTACAACAAATCCATTGTGGGTTGTTAAGACCCGGCTCATG ACACAGGGAATGAGGGAGGGTGTAGTTCCTTATAAAGGTATATTGTCTGCTTTAATACGAATAACACATGAAGAAGGGATCCGCGGATTGTACAG TGGCCTCTTGCCGTCATTGGCTGGGATTAGTCATGTTGCTATCCAATTTCCAGCATATGAAAAGCTGAAATCGTACTTGGCAAAAAGGG CCAATAAGCATACCAATGAACTAAACTCTGGTGAAGTAGCAATTGCCTCTTCGATGGCAAAAATACTTGCCTCTGTAATGACTTATCCACATGAG GTCGTTCGTTCTAAACTTCAAGAACAAGGGCAAGTAAGAAACTCAGAGAAAGCATATAATGGGGTTGTCGATTGTGTAAAAAAGATGTTCAAACAGGAACGTCTGACTGCATTCTACCGGGGTTGTGGAACCAATCTTCTAAGGACCACACCCTCTGCTGTTATTACATTTACCAGTTATGAAATGATCCACAAAATACTTCAACGAGCTATACTTCCAGAAAAGGATTCAGAACCAAATCCTAGACGTAAATCCCATAAGGTAGCCGAAGAACATGGAGacaatgatgaaaaattacaaCAATCAGAAAGCACATCAAATAAGAGAACTCCTTTAATTCCATTGAGTAACTCTGATAATCTAACTGCTAGACATTGA
- the LOC101247914 gene encoding 3-isopropylmalate dehydrogenase, chloroplastic — protein sequence MAASSSSLQFTATPFNQFHSKKVPKHATKWGTIRCSASSPSKSYNITLLPGDGIGPEVISVAKNALQLVSSIEGFEVAFEEMPMGGAALDAVGVPLPDETLNSAKKSDATLLGAIGGYKWDKNEKHLKPETGLLQLREGLQVFANLRPATVLPQLVDASTLKKEVAEGVDLMVVRELTGGIYFGKPRGFSTDKNGQEIGFNTEVYAAYEIERIARIAFETARKRRGKLCSVDKANVLEASMLWRKIVTALASEYPDVELSHMYVDNAAMQLVRNPKQFDTIVTNNIFGDILSDEASMITGSIGMLPSASLGAAGPGLFEPIHGSAPDIAGQDKANPLATMLSAAMLLKYGLGEEKAAQRIEAAVLDTLNRGFRTGDIHSAGHKLVGCKEMGEEVLKSIDSKTPAAV from the exons ATGGcggcttcttcttcttctttacaatTCACTGCAACTCCTTTTAACCAATTTCATTCCAAAAAAGTACCCAAACACGCCACTAAATGGGGTACTATTCGCTGTTCCGCTTCTTCACCCAGCAAAAGCTACAACATTACTCTTCTTCCCGGCGATGGTATTGGACCTGAAGTAATTTCTGTTGCCAAAAATGCCCTCCAACTTGTCTCCTCCATTGAAg GATTTGAAGTTGCATTCGAGGAGATGCCAATGGGAGGGGCTGCATTGGATGCTGTAGGGGTACCATTGCCTGATGAGACTCTTAATTCTGCAAAGAAATCTGATGCTACTCTTCTTGGAGCAATTGGAGG ATATAAATGggacaaaaatgaaaaacatttgAAGCCCGAGACTGGATTGCTTCAACTTCGAGAAGGTTTGCAGGTCTTTGCTAACTTGAGACCAGCCACTGTTTTACCACAG TTAGTAGATGCTTCAACTTTGAAGAAAGAAGTTGCTGAAGGTGTAGACCTAATGGTTGTTAGGGAACTTACTGGAG GTATTTATTTTGGCAAACCAAGAGGATTCAGCACTGATAAAAATGGTCAGGAAATAGGTTTCAACACTGAAGTGTATGCAGCATATGAG ATCGAAAGAATTGCTCGTATTGCATTTGAAACTGCAAGGAAGCGAAGAGGAAAACTATGTAGCGTGGATAAAGCAAATGTATTGGAG GCCTCTATGCTTTGGAGGAAGATAGTTACAGCGTTAGCCTCAGAGTATCCTGATGTAGAGCTCTCTCACATGTATGTTGATAATGCAGCCATGCAACTTGTTCGCAACCCAAAACAG TTTGATACAATTGTGACAAACAACATATTTGGTGACATCCTGTCCGATGAAGCATCAATGATTACAGGAAGTATCGGGATGCTTCCATCTGCCAGTCTTGGTGCAGCG GGACCTGGATTATTTGAACCTATACATGGTTCTGCTCCTGATATTGCTGGGCAG GATAAAGCAAACCCTTTGGCAACAATGCTCAGTGCTGCTATGCTTCTGAAGTATGGCCTAGGTGAGGAGAAGGCTGCTCAGAGAATTGAAGCAGCTGTTTTAGACACCTTAAATCGAGGATTCCGTACTGGTGACATTCACTCAGCAGGACAT AAATTGGTCGGATGCAAGGAAATGGGTGAAGAAGTGCTCAAGTCTATCGACAGCAAAACTCCTGCTGCtgtttaa